The nucleotide sequence CAAGTCCTGCCTTTGCAATTCCGTAGGGGGCTTTATTATATGAAACATCTTTTGACGATGAAGAAACAAAATGCAATACATTGCCTCCCTGATCGCCATTTCTTTTCATATATTTGATTGATTCTTTTGTCAGCATGAAAGCAGTTTTAAGATTCGTATCAATCACTTTATCATATTCCTCAATTGGGAAATCTTCAATGGGATGGGAATAGAGGCTACCTCCAATGGTATTGATCATCACATCAAGTCTTCCGTATTCCTCAATGATGTAGCTAAAAAGGAATTTGAGATTGTCCTCTGAGTTCAGGTCCATGGGCATGTAGTTGAACTTCTCATCTTCCTTTATCCTTGTAAAATCCTGGAGATTCTTCCTGCCGCTTCCTATTAGAATCTTAACATTCCTATTCAAGTGCTCTAGGATGGGTTTACCAATCCCCCCGCTTGCACCTGTCAGCAAAATTACCTTTTCGGAGAGTTCCATAATTATAATTGTGGATTTACTAAATTAAATAATTATCTGATTAATTTGTATTTATATTCAACAATACCAAT is from Methanofastidiosum sp. and encodes:
- a CDS encoding SDR family oxidoreductase, which translates into the protein MELSEKVILLTGASGGIGKPILEHLNRNVKILIGSGRKNLQDFTRIKEDEKFNYMPMDLNSEDNLKFLFSYIIEEYGRLDVMINTIGGSLYSHPIEDFPIEEYDKVIDTNLKTAFMLTKESIKYMKRNGDQGGNVLHFVSSSSKDVSYNKAPYGIAKAGLEALIKYSASEAAKYNIKVNGISPTYVFTERHEKEIELQSRRTNISVAEIEEKIIEGQLLKRKLYPKDIFPLVDLLIQTEVITGKIYECTLGKT